From Bacteroidota bacterium, the proteins below share one genomic window:
- a CDS encoding DUF3341 domain-containing protein, whose amino-acid sequence MSTKSIHAIYDDDEVLVSAAKKIHAAGISVKEVFTPFAVHGLPEALHVPRTRIAICAFLYGLTALGLSCLGVWYMMIHDWAMDVGGKPNWTFYHNVPAWIPVLFEFTVFCAAHFMFWTLLFRSWIFPGVKPKNPDPRTTDDKFLMWIETNDTDKVSRLLRETGASEIKIV is encoded by the coding sequence ATGAGTACAAAATCAATACACGCAATTTACGATGACGATGAGGTGCTGGTAAGCGCGGCAAAGAAAATTCATGCGGCTGGAATCAGCGTGAAAGAAGTCTTCACACCTTTTGCGGTACACGGACTTCCGGAAGCGCTTCACGTTCCCCGAACGCGCATCGCAATATGCGCATTCCTTTATGGCTTGACAGCGTTGGGCTTGAGCTGTCTCGGAGTGTGGTATATGATGATTCATGATTGGGCGATGGATGTTGGAGGCAAACCCAACTGGACTTTTTATCACAATGTTCCTGCCTGGATACCTGTCTTGTTTGAGTTTACCGTGTTCTGCGCAGCGCATTTTATGTTCTGGACGCTTCTTTTCAGAAGCTGGATTTTCCCTGGCGTGAAACCGAAAAATCCTGACCCACGGACAACAGACGATAAATTTTTGATGTGGATTGAAACAAATGATACAGATAAGGTTTCACGATTGCTGAGAGAAACCGGAGCGAGTGAAATAAAAATAGTTTAA